The following coding sequences are from one Armatimonadota bacterium window:
- the ribH gene encoding 6,7-dimethyl-8-ribityllumazine synthase: protein MSEASGPRGATWEGSRDAAGLRFAIVVSRYNQGITEQLLQGAKEVLAARRAAVVDVAWVPGAFEIPLVARRLASSRAYDAVIALGCVIKGETAHFEHVSREAAAGVARAGYETGVPVIFQVLSVYDPAQAAARVAAERHRGREAAESAIAMATLLRRLDQAGR from the coding sequence GTGAGTGAGGCCTCGGGACCGCGGGGAGCCACCTGGGAAGGGTCGAGGGACGCCGCCGGTCTGCGCTTTGCTATCGTGGTCAGCCGCTACAACCAGGGGATCACGGAGCAGCTGCTGCAGGGAGCAAAGGAGGTGCTGGCGGCTCGCCGTGCCGCCGTGGTGGACGTGGCCTGGGTGCCCGGCGCCTTCGAGATCCCCCTGGTGGCGCGGCGGCTGGCCTCTTCCCGCGCCTACGACGCGGTCATCGCCCTTGGGTGTGTGATCAAGGGCGAGACCGCGCACTTCGAGCACGTCAGCCGGGAGGCGGCCGCCGGCGTGGCCCGGGCGGGGTATGAGACCGGCGTGCCGGTGATCTTCCAGGTCCTCAGCGTGTACGATCCGGCCCAGGCCGCCGCCCGGGTCGCTGCCGAGCGGCACCGGGGGCGGGAGGCCGCCGAGAGCGCCATCGCCATGGCCACCCTGCTGCGCCGCCTCGACCAGGCCGGGCGGTGA